The sequence below is a genomic window from Acetivibrio clariflavus DSM 19732.
ACCGAGGAAAAGCTCGGTCAAATAGTGGATAAACTTGAAACAATGATTGACAAACTGGAAAAGGGAAAACTTAATGTAGGTAACAAGGAAATTGCCAATACTGCCGCAAAAATAGTCCGGCATGAGTACAACACATTAGCTTATATAATGATTTTGGATAAACCCGATATTACATGGTCCAGTATTCAAGCCGAAGAATTTTATACCCGTATGGCAGAATTTTTTGAATTAAATGACAGATATATAATTCTAAAAGAAAAAACCAATATATTAAATAGTATTATAGACGGTTTTTCCTCCATAACCCACTCCATCAGAGGCTTGTTTGTCGAATGGGTGATAGTTTTACTGATAGTTGTGGAAATTGTTCTTATGCTAATTGATTTATTAAAGTAAGGGATTGTTTCAAATGAGTTATATAAAGATTAAAAGTATAAAGGTTTCAAACTTCTTTTCATTGGATAAAATTGCAGAATTCCTTGGTATACCGATGCAGTCCAGATGGGATGATTACATCATTCTGAGCGGTAACCATCTCGATTTGGTTTTGAAATACAATACCCAAAACAAACACGTTTACATATTTAAATATGGGTGTGTTTCCTTTGCCAATTTTGAGGAAGAGGAAATTTCCACATTCATCAAGTATATTGAATCAATTGGTGTAAAAATCAATTACTCCCTAATTTATAACTACTATGACGTTCATAATATAGAAGTCTTGCCAAACAAAAAAATCAAGCTTTGGCAAAACGATAATGCCGAATATGATTATGACGATACCCTCATTCACACTATCTCAATAATTCTTTCAAAATCCATAGAACTCTATAGACTTGAATCGGAATTAGACAAACTTCTCGATGATGCGGAACAATTCATAACTTTCTTGCAAAGGGGACGTCTTGGATTTTACAGAAGAAAATCCTCGCTGCTGATATCGAAAATACTACGCTTCCAATATGACAGTATACATAATATCAGGATTTTGGACAGACCGGGTTTTGTAGAACAAAGCATGAACTTAAAAGCTATATATGCCAGTCTTTCAGAGTATTACGAACTGGATGAGCGTCTGGAAATCGTGGAAGGGAAAATAGCCAGTTTGCATGATATTCTTGATCTTTACTCAAATTTGAGCTTCAACCAAAGCGAGACAAGACTTATATTATTTGAAATATTTCTACTGGCCCTATTCCCTGCATTTCATATACTGGAGCATCTGTTTAAAAACAGTACCCCGTTAAGTTTCTTTATAAACCTGTTCAAGTAAAAAACTGATGCAAAGTTAACTTAATCCCATATCTTTGCATCAGTTTCAAATCCAACTGCCCTCTTACACATTTCTACATTTACTTTACCAAACCCTTTTCCACCAGCATATTTACAGGTACATCCTGCTTAACATTTGTTTGAAGATTGGATACCTGTACAGTATTGTCATCCAATACATTCTCTATCCAAACAGGATCACCCTGATACAAAACTTCTATAACCCCTTTTGATTCCATTATTTGTTTTGCTCTATTGCTATCCATGCGCAATCATCTCCAATAATTATTTTTTTATTTCTTAGTATTCCCTTATTATTTTGCCGTTATGAGTAAACTATATCTATGGAATTATATTCCGTTTTCTAACGTCTTAATATATTACTAACTAAAGAGAATTTTGTTGTCTTTTTTTTAGATTTTTTACGTTGTATAATAAAATTGTACAAGGTAAACATAAAGCTTCTAAGTGTTGAGTCTGATTTCTTATCCGTGTTACTTATTTATTTTAACATAAATAAAAATTTTGTTGGAAGGAGGATGCAGGGATTCTGTAATATTCTCAAATTCTAACTAAAAGTTTTTACAAGTTTTTGTCTATTAATTCTTTAGTCTGAATTACGAATTTTTAGTTGGGGAGTTAATTACGTTTATCCGATTTTTTAGGGGAGAATTTTAAAGAATTAGGGGAGTATGTGAGCGTATTATAAGAAAATAAGTTTTTAAATGTTTTTAGGATAAAGGTATAAACCAAATAAATGTATAGGGATATTCGGGGAGTTAATGTACAAGGCTAAAGATTAATAGAAGAAAAGATTAAGACAGAGAGAAATCGTTAAATAAGATTTATATGTTTTATTTCGCAGGGGGAGTAGGTAAAATTAAAAAAATTGCTTTTTGCTTATTTGATTATTTAGATAATAAAAAGAGATTTGAATATTAAATGATTTAAGCACCATTACTGGTGCTTTTTATTTGAAGTTATTTAAAGTATCAATCACTTTTATTGTTTCTCTTTTCCCTCTCCATTTCAATTTCCTTCATTTGCTTTATAAAATTTATCTGAGTTTCCGTTCTATATATAGCACCGTTCTCAGTAATATATCTTTCTGAGGAAGCCAACTGATTTTCATCTTCATTTTTGCTTCTGATACGGGCAACAAGCTCATAAAATTCCCAGCTATCTATTTCATGCTGTTTTTCGCATATTGGACAAACAAGAATGTAATCTATTTTGTACGGGATTATCGGAAACGAAAATAGAGTAAAACAGGTTGATATTTTCCGTAACAGAAATGTGACTTCATTATCGCAGGAACTGCATTTTTCTCTCTTTGACGGTCCAAAGTTCTGTTCTTTTCTGTAGTCCCACCCGAAAACAGGCATATTTAACACCTCCTGAATCATTCTAACTAACAGCAACTTTGTTGAAAAACATGATATATGACCTTTTACTACCTCCGGAAAACTTATGATATCATTCTACTATCATTATATGACTAACCTTGTTCTTCAGCTAATTCTCCTCTAAGACTGATGTTTCAGTTTAAAGATTTATTCAAATAAATTTGCGATTAGAAATTTATATAGACATGCCAAGCTCTTCAAAAAGTATGTGTAAGTATTTTACCACATTTTTCTTTATATTACAAGTTATTATTTTGATACTTCAGC
It includes:
- a CDS encoding RMD1 family protein, whose translation is MSYIKIKSIKVSNFFSLDKIAEFLGIPMQSRWDDYIILSGNHLDLVLKYNTQNKHVYIFKYGCVSFANFEEEEISTFIKYIESIGVKINYSLIYNYYDVHNIEVLPNKKIKLWQNDNAEYDYDDTLIHTISIILSKSIELYRLESELDKLLDDAEQFITFLQRGRLGFYRRKSSLLISKILRFQYDSIHNIRILDRPGFVEQSMNLKAIYASLSEYYELDERLEIVEGKIASLHDILDLYSNLSFNQSETRLILFEIFLLALFPAFHILEHLFKNSTPLSFFINLFK
- a CDS encoding H-type small acid-soluble spore protein; this encodes MDSNRAKQIMESKGVIEVLYQGDPVWIENVLDDNTVQVSNLQTNVKQDVPVNMLVEKGLVK